DNA from Daucus carota subsp. sativus chromosome 1, DH1 v3.0, whole genome shotgun sequence:
TAAATTTGTGCTTCAAGTGTGCAGACCTCAATTTTTAACTTCAATCATAGTTCTTTCTATGAGTGAGCATTTCTATATTGTTAGCAAAAGGGACCTAAGTTAAATAAAATCAACAAATTCAAGGTTCCATGGAGCTCTATCTGTTTACTAGGTAGAAACAAACATGATTTATGTGTATATCTCCAATATCAATATACTTCAAGCATTGTACCATAACCTTTAATCAAGTTTTTGGTTCACTTAATCCTCAGTCATCTATAATTAGTCGTGACAGAGTGCTTTCACTATATCAACAATAATGCATCATAGAAAAAGAACATCATAAAAACATAAACATTGCTGCTATTTATCGTGACAGAGTGGTTTCACtatagaaatatttatatatgactccAACAGAATCTCAGAAAGAAAAATTGTTGTAATACATATATAACGAAGTATAAATACTAGATTTAAAGGCATGCCTGTTATATGGATCTCTCTTAGAACACGGACGTGTGAGAATATTGCTAAGATTGGTACATATTTTGAAATCACCCTAAGAATGCATAGAAAAAGTGATTAACCTGTAAAGCTAAGTCCTGAGTGGGTAACAAAATTAAAGCACGAAGATATTTTACAGCACGAGTTGATAGCATTTGCACAATTGGCAGCGCATAAGCAAGAGTTTTTCCGCTTCCTGTAGGGAAATTAATACAAAGGTCCCACTCAAAAGAACCCAGTCCTATTGTCTCATGCCAAACCGCAAGCTGAACCGCTAAGAACGAGGCAATTCCACTACTCTGCAAAGCTACAGCCAACCTAGTTGAAACAATCAAATACCAACATTCAGCATATCTTTCAAGCAAACAAGTGGAAGAATTGGCATTGTAAAATTAACATCAAGAACTGAGCAATACAAACATAGTAAAATTGAGCTACAATACAaagacaaaaataaaaaagcaacAATCTTTACAACAAATAGAGAAGAAGAGCAAAAGGGGTGTGAAGAAATAGTGCCTAGAGTCAAGCATAGGGACTTGAGCAAGTGGGCAGTATGaaaaagaatcaacttgtattggGCTTCTCATCCATGGCAGCACTGGCACACTCTGCTTGTTCTCCTCCTGCTCTTTCTTCATTCTTTTGCTATCTCTTTCTCCAGTCTTCatctgtgtgtgtttgtgtgtgcgcAGAGTTGCAGGCTCGACAGAAGAGAAGGGCGTGTAGTGTATACCGTGAATGAATATTCGTCCACGGAGGGTGAGTCAGGGCCTAAGATCAGGCCTTTAGAACCTATACATTAatcacatgcatatatatactaAAGAAGAACAGAGAAACATAAGAAACTGAgcattgaaatttaaaattccaaACAAACACATATACAACATCATACCATCAAATTCTTATTGTAATTGCAAGTATAAAAGAGATATTAATCATTCACAAAATGAATGGAGATGCACCAGTGCCTAATGCTCACAAAATAATTATTGTATTATTACCAAACCATGCTTCAAATATTCATAATGTCACACTGAGAAAGCACCAATAACAAAAAAGTAATGCTACATACCCCAAATTCTGTCCCTAATTTTTGTCCCAAATGAAGCATATGACTGGTTTTAATAGCTGTTTATGTGCATACAAGGAACAGAACCAATCGTACATGATTCTAATTATGTTGTTTATGTGCAGGGGGGGGGGGGCCAATAGAACATTATCATCTAAGATTTGAGGGGAAAAAATTGGGAACAATCTTTGAGGCACCTAGCATAGCATTTTTCATAACAAAACtctcaaaaaatcaaaatatgaacTTAACATAAGCCAGAAAAATTTTAAAGGTCCGAAAACATCAAACATCTGTGAACTATTAACGTAGATGATCTTGTAAATGTTTTGGAATCGGTAATGCTTATTAGAAAAGCCTTGGAGTAAGAATCTCGACGAGAACTGACAAAACCGTGAAAGCAACCGTGACGCTCATATCAACATTAAAAAGCGGTGGAATAATGTTCTGGAAAAGAAGTATAAAAGGATCACACAAGTCTCGCAGTCCTGAGTAAGGCTGGCGGTTCCACTCGACATTAGGGAAGAATGAGAGCGTGACTCTGATCCCCAAAAGAGCCATGTAAACCTCAAGGCATCTCGCTAACCCGGAAGCCATTATCGTCCAGGGTGTCTGCAGCTGCTGCCTGTGAATTCTCACTGCTGCGAAGAACAACGGGCTCGTCGTGTTAATCATGTTTTCTTGGAAACTGAGCAGCTGGTTTGGGCTAGGTATTTTACAAACACCTTGCATGCGTTTCGCTATT
Protein-coding regions in this window:
- the LOC108209117 gene encoding DEAD-box ATP-dependent RNA helicase 1-like isoform X1, yielding MKTGERDSKRMKKEQEENKQSVPVLPWMRSPIQVDSFSYCPLAQVPMLDSRLAVALQSSGIASFLAVQLAVWHETIGLGSFEWDLCINFPTGSGKTLAYALPIVQMLSTRAVKYLRALILLPTQDLALQVKEVFNTIAPAVGLSVGLEVGQSSIADEISELIKRPKLEAAIKEARARALASDEAFKSDNLFFFKVMKISHVD
- the LOC108209117 gene encoding DEAD-box ATP-dependent RNA helicase 1-like isoform X2; translation: MKTGERDSKRMKKEQEENKQSVPVLPWMRSPIQVDSFSYCPLAQVPMLDSRLAVALQSSGIASFLAVQLAVWHETIGLGSFEWDLCINFPTGSGKTLAYALPIVQMLSTRAVKYLRALILLPTQDLALQVKEVFNTIAPAVGLSVGLEVGQSSIADEISELIKRPKLEAGICYDPEDLSGSCRAQWTY